Part of the Nicotiana sylvestris chromosome 5, ASM39365v2, whole genome shotgun sequence genome is shown below.
tgaatatACAATTATGTTTAACTTGGAACCTATTTTGGAATTTAAAAGATTTGGATTCTTAGCTTAAAAAATTTTGTGCCTAACAATGCTTATGACAAATTCTTCAATTTGCAGCAATAGAATTATTGATGCGTAACTAAATATATATAATTGCCATGTAACAAGAATATggatatatatttttactttttctagcAAATGCAAAAAAAATTGAGCTataaatctatacatttcatggCAAAAAAATGGATTCATGACTATAATTTTTTTTACTCGTAGCTAAATATAAGTGCTATTGCCATGAGATTAAACTATAAAAATAGCCACAAAATTTAAATTTTCGTGGCAAATAAATTAAACTTTTTGCCACAGTAGAGCATCTTATGGCTACAATATAAAGATTGCTACATACTTTATTTGTCGtggcaaaagaaaaaaattatttgcTATAAGTATATATTCTATGGCAAAAAAATTACCAATATAGCTACAATACAAAAAAATTCGTAGCAATATGTATTAGTCCTTAGCTACAGATCATCTAAAGTTTGTAGCTAGCTTTTAGCTACGCTACGAATGCTACGGTTTTTTTGTAGCTAAAGTGTTTAGCCACGGAATTTTTCATATTTAGCTACGATGTACTTTGTAGCTATCGATGCATAATGTTGTAGTGATAGTTTAAATGGTTATTTCTGTTAGATCTCTTCAtgtattaggcttacctaatcttaGAGACTATGTGCCATCACGATTCCTAACTTTGGGGCCATGACAAATAGACTCTATCATTGAGTCCTAACGTGATTAATAGCTTCTTACTTGTATGATTTATATCTTTCTTATTTTAACTTAATTTCTTTTATATTACTGTAAAATAGTGGGATGAATCTCCATTCGGACAATCTTGATAAGAAATGTGGTTAATATTatgaagaataaaaaaaaatattatttgtaccTCAATAAAAATAGATGTTttcattattaaaaaaacaaaaaaaaggcaTCAAAAACTTTTCACAAACTGGGATTTGGCCATAGAATCATTTTGTATCCGAGAATTAGGGGATAcacaaaaaataataagaaagactCATAGACTAATTAATCGATCGGGATGAAAAGAGATTCATATTCCCATCAcctttttaaagagtaaaaatatCTAAAAAAAATTCCAAAGTTTTATGCAAGTACGTATATTATCACATTCTAACTTCTATTAGCAACTCTTACATGACATTAAAAAAGTATCAAAAAATTATCGAAACACACCGATACCGAAGAGACATAGACGATTGGGACATTTTCATGCATATAAAAGAGGTTGTGCTTCTCTCGCTCCTTGCCATGGGTCAAATGCATAAAATTGCCAAGTTTAGGGGATTAATTAGGACTACCAATAGTATTGGCATGCACTGACTAACGAAGACAAGTTCAGGAGGGTACAAATGTATATCCTCTATGTGCTAGTACACCCCTTACTGAATGTGTTGATTTTTAGCCTTGTCTCATCTTGGCAACATATCCAATTTAGATATACGTATTTTGTAGCATTTTGTGGATATATTAAATTTTAAGTATACAATATCCACTCATCTACAATATTAATGATAATCTTACGATTATTCTATAGAATTTACCTTTTACTTTAATAAATATCTTTCTAGAACATCACACTTCGACAACACATTCTGTTTAAATCATCCTATTTTGGTTCTACATCTAAATATATCTTCATTTATCGTATAactctccaaaacacaatccaagaTATATAAATTATTGTGCCAGGTGATTGAGAGTCACCGAAACATTAGGTATTATAGGCGTATTAAGGTTGAAGAGATCGTGGAGgtatgcgtaagatgagtaggggtagaGCAATCAGGCCAGACGTAATTCCGGTAGAATTTTGAAGGTGTGTCGGTAGAGCAAACTTGAAATGGCTGACTGAactgtttaatgttattttaggAACCAAAAGGATGTcggatgagtggaggtggagtatggtggtaccgttgtacaagaacaaaggtgacaTCAAGAGTTGTAACAACTATAGAGTATcaagttactaagtcataccatgaacaTTTGGGAGAGAATAGTGGAAGTAAGGGTGAGTATGACGGTGTCAATATCCGACAACCAGTTTGGGTTCATGCCAGGTCGTTCAACcacggaagctatccaccttattaggaggttggtgaaacaatacagggataggaagaaggatctgcacatggtgtttattgacctggagaaagcgtatgacaaggttcctagggaggtTCTCTGGAGATACCTGGAGGCAAAAGATGTGCCAGTAGCTTATGTTAgagcgattaaggacatgtatgacgGAGCTAAGACTTGAGTTAGGACAGTGGGAGGCGACTCAGAACATTTTCTGGTTATTATGGGGTTACATCAAGGATATGCACTCAACCCGTTCTTATTGGCCCTAGTGATGGACGCACTGACACGGCATATCTAAGGAGAGGTGACATGTTGTATGTTATTCGTTGAtaacatagttctgattgatgagacgcgaagcggtgttaacgagaggctggatgtttggagacaggcccttgagtctaagggtttcaagttgagaaGGACTAAGACAGAATACCTGGAATGCAAGTTCAACGCCGAGTCGAGGGAAGGGGCATGTACGTGAGACTTGGATCAaaggtcatccccaagagaggcaATTTCAAGTTCCTTGGGTTGGTTATTCAGGAGGACGGGGAGATCGACAaagatgtcacacaccgtataggagtgggatggatgaaatggaggttagcatctaGAGTCCTGTGTGAAAAGAAAAGTCGCATCGATActcaaaggtaaattttatagagcGATGGTTAGACCGGCCATATTGTATGGGGTAGAGTATTGGCTAGTTAAGAACTCACATGTACAGAAGataaaagtagcagaaatgagaatgttgaggtggatgtgcgtgcacacaaggatggataagattaggaatgaagatattcgggagaaggtgggtgtggctccTATAGATGACAATATGCGaaaagcgaggctcagatggtttgggcatgtGCGAAGGAGAAGCCCTGATGCCCTGGTAAGAAAGTGTGAGCGATGGGTTTTggcaggtacgagaagaggtagagggcgacctatgAAGTATCGGGGAtaagtgatcaggcaggacacGACGTTggcttcagattttcgaggacaagtcccttgataggaaggtgtggaggtcgagcattagagttgtaggttaggaggtagttgagcatTTTTCTACTCTGTACCGGGTGTAAGGCTAGTCTGATAGGGTTTATCTTAGACTGCCAGCGATTTATATTGTGTTCACACTATTTTTCTACTTTTAATAGCACCAGTCCTTCTTTACTAGTTATTGTTATTGCATTTTATCTATTTTCTGATTCTTATAATGCAGTTATTATTTCTATAGTTTCTATCGATGGTACTTATATAttgtcttttttattttcttgagcTGAGAGTCTATTGGAAATAACCTCTCTATTCCAtcggggtagggataaggtctccATACACACTACCCACCCCAGACCCCTCACCTGCAGAATTTTACtggattgttattgttgttgttgttgcttataTTTATCCGAATACTCTTATGATGTAGACTACAACTTCCAAAGAAATTATAAGAACATATAATGGAATTTTTAAAATCTTGGATTACACTTTCTATTATACATCATTGATGGTAGGATAGAAATCCATATTTTAGCAGTATTTTATACTCTAATTACTGTATTTTACTCGTGTTTGAACTTAAATGATGGTGATTTGCACTTAttacgtgttttatgccttgcaggaaatGATTCCAagttaaaatgataatttggagTTAAATCGAACAAaatggagctttgaagtctaagtaaaagCCCAAAAAATTAAATCGGAATCGTGTTCGGGGATCGAGGACCAAGTCAGGATAtcaaaaaatgcacaaaaaatttACCTTGAGAAAATTATACTACTGCGTTGCATGGGGCGCAACGAGGCGCGGGGCTGCAACGCAATGTGCCTTCCTGATAGAAAAGCATGCCCTCTGAAGATTGACACTGGTGTGAACATGGGACAATGCGAGACGCGTCGCGCCTGTCCATATTTCTTAGAGTAATTTTTCACTTCAGCTTGGAAATGGTAGTTCCGTCCGAAATCGCTCCTACACGGTATAAATATaccaaaatatatttttaaatgacTTTTGACCTCCGAAAAATTGGAGAATCAACTAAGTCAAGAAGACAATAATTCGTCAAGATTTCAACCAATAATCGTTACAATACGGGAGTTTGTATCGGATCATTAGCATTGATGTTTTTTATACTTTTAAACTTTCTTGAGATGAATTTTTCTATTGCTATGGAGTAATTTTCTCTTAGGGTGTTGACAGGTATGGTGTATTGATAATTCGATTAGGGATTTGATTCTTGACAATTGCTTGACTTAATAGATGGAGTTCTGAATTATATTGTGAAGTCATTCATTATTGTACTTAATTGAAAGAGGAGTTTCATATTGAATTTTTTACATGTGGTGCTCTATTTTAAATTCACGATTTAACTAGATAATCGAAAGAGCCTCTTGATTAGTTAATCGAACTGGAAAATCGGGGAATATTcgtgagaagttaccctttagaCTAAAACTATTATTATATTCATTGTAATTGTTCACTGTGCTTCAATTGGATTATTTCCTAAAATTAAAGTTCAATTGAAAGAACCTTAATTGCAAGTATAATCTAATTATCTGGTGAATTCGTGAGAATTAGCAGTAACAGAAAGTGAACTAATTCAAGAATTGGATCCCCAGTTGATTATCTTGCACTTGTCTAGTCATTTACCCTACTTTCTCTCGTTGATATTTCTGTGTTGCTCAACTCTCATCTTTTGTGATCAATTGATAGTTACTTTAATTTTACTAGTTCATTATAGTTGAAAATCATTCCAATCAAGTGTTAATTTTTTGGATAGCAATTAACTAACAATTATTTGAACATTATTTAAATCTAATCCATATTGAGATAATATTTTACTATTTATTATTGACTAGGGAGCATTAATCTCGTGTTGTGTTTTGCGCTTGTCAACCATCTAATTAAAATTTTATCGATGTTAAATACTCAATTTTTTTGTAAGAAACTAAATTATAATCATCTTAGAAAACTGTGCGAGGcaactatatatataaatatatttgagACGGTACACACAAAGATTTTCTACTGGAACTCTCTCCCGGCAGCCTCTAACGCTGTGTGGGGTTTAAGCAAAGGTGTAAAAAGCTGTACAGTACCCATGTGGCACACCATTCATAAATACTTCAAAATTTTCATTACAGAAATATTTAATTCATGTATTAAATTTCGCAAATCATTACAAAATCCAGCTGTATTAATTCATCAATTCGTCTTCATGTATCCTCATCATAAAAAAACGAACTTATATACCACTAATGACTTGAGAAAACGTACGGTTAGCATATTAACATGATATATGCACCAAAAAGAGTGTTGATTTGATGGAAAGTATTGGTGGTGAAAGAAAGACACATATATGTAGCCATAGGACTCCACGTGTGGAGGTGCTTCCACGTGGTATCCTTAAGCGCTAATTAGCTGACACATATTATATACtccttttacttcttcttcctTCTTAATTTTCCAAGTTTTACAGATCACAAAACCTAAAAGGAaacacagagagagagagagacgaaAATGGGTTCTGAAACTTTTCTTGAAGTCCTCCTTGCTATCATCCTTCCTCCTGTTGGTGTCTTTCTTCGTTATGGCTGTGGTGTatgttcttttttccttttaaatttaCATTTTTCCCTTTAGAAAGAATAAAAACATCTGTTGCCAAATGCTTACTACTCTTCAATTTAATTTATTTCCTGTGACACTAGGTTTTTGGTCTATCGGCTTTATTTCATGTGACATTCTAAAAGGGAAATGcctttttataaataaaaaataattttattttaattttttcattttacTCTTGTCGACATGATTTTATTGCTAGACAAAAATTCTAATACATGTTTAAGATTAGAAGTTTTATTGCATGTTTACGGCTACAAATAGTACCAAGtgttttctcttttcatttgAACTCCTAACGTCATACCAATCAGTCGGAATCCGACAATTCGATTCAATCCGACAATTCGattcaaaccgagaaaaaaaacccgactatgatttgatttgatttggtttggtgttaaAAAAAAATCGACCATAagtggtttggtttgattttaactaaagaaagtcaaaccgaaaccaaactaacccgacattacatatatagaaattttagatatatttaatatataaatatacttattgtgatgtaatttataaatatttcttaaactttttcataattttatcttttaaggtattatttcaaggttggacttagaacttttgaatgttccaataagttttatagacATTGTtaacttaaataatgctaacaaaagcccaaaccaaacaaatcaatattaatgctaacaaaagacattcaattcaatattacGAACGACCatgtattgaatatttatattttgtttttggataatttagataaaaatgcataacctattttttattttttattttgcgtTTATTCATGTAactaatactcccttattagtctacttattttagcatgacttagtatttttagattatgtttatttttattatggctttttaattagcaatattgatattacataattttattgtctatattgttgaatattttaggataactCCATGACACATcttatattttgtattatttttttgaaaaataccttatatagtcctatcttactaggattaaagaaatattttaagCACAAATTATATTTTGTGCTACAAAGATTTTATCGGAAAAAACCCCGAATAATCCGATAACCCGAaaaaaatcgagattgaaaaattcgaattttattggtttggtttggtctttagatttaataacccgacaatTAGTTTGGTTTTGTATTTGCAAAATTCGAACCAACCAGACGTATGTACAACCCTACCAATCagtagggtcacatgaaatgaaATGGATAGAGTATAGGGTCTGGTCTGTTCAGACACAAAAATAGTGTCTGATAATCCCattaaattgttaaaaaaagtaactaaattaaatatatttttggaagaGAGCAAAGGATATGAGATTGAATAGCTGTAGGTATGTTCTATGGATTGCATGTGGCGTTGCAGGAATAATTTGAAATTCTCTCTCTTTTTCGAAGCTAATATCTGTTTTTAAGGAGTAATACATACTAGCTCACAAATTGTACTACTTGTGCAACAGTCGAATTAACGCGTATCGTGATGTCATTAAGTGTATAATGAATTAAAAAGTTTATTGCTTAAAGTTATAATGAAAAGGTATTCCAGACGGATCAAAAAAATGTTAAAATTTTCGAAATCAGCTTTTAAAATCTTTAGAAAATCAGTGTAGATCTAGTAGTTGATAAGCTGCAAGCGCAGCAATTCTTGTCATTCATGCAGTTGTGTAATACTACCTAATAAATATTTACTCGGGAGTTTTAGATTATGTTGATTTTGTTTGTAATAATCATTTAATGCAGGTGGAGTTCTGGATATGTTTGTTGCTGACAATTCTGGGGTACATACCGGGCATTATTTACGCACTTTATGTGTTGGTTGGATAGTGTAACACTTGTACTGTAAATATATGCCTCTTTATCTTTGTATTTCTCCAATAAAtactctctttcttctttttttttcctcttattCTACCTTTTTGTTTTGGTTCTTTTAATTTTCCATGGTGATCCGGGTAGTAGTCGTTGGTCATGTATATGACCAAACTTCGTTTATCAATGTACATTGGGCATACCTTTGGTGGAGTTACAACTACGTTTTATCCTGAACATGGGGATAATTACACAGCCTTGCATTTTTATGTGATACATGCAGAGAAAGAGGTACATTAATCTACTAATATCTTAGTTTAAGCTTTGTGCACTAACCTAATAACTTCTGACATAGGTGGATTAATCCTACCACGAAAACggaatataataaataattaTGCATGCATGGGTCATCTTAATCTACATGGAGGATCTCAAGAGCTAAAAGGGCTATCGAACTCTGTTTAATTTAACAACTTCCTACAAGAACTAATCTTATAACGAAATTAAGCAGTAAACCGATCCTAAAGAATCTAGGATAGGTTATGACATACCCAATTGGATGAAAACGTGTCCTCTAAAGGCGGACAATGgataattttaaaatttatttggcTGGCGAGATATTGAAGAGAGGAGGGGTATAAACATCCTATGAAACAATTGTGTTTAAAATtcgtattttcttttctatttttttttggtgGGAGAAAAGATGGAATCATAAACTAGCATGTTCCAAATTTCCAATCTCGTGGAAGGTAGGACATTGGCGATCCTCAGTGGGATGAGTGCAGCAACAAAGAAAAACATAGTATCACAAACTGAAACAATCACTCGTGAGAAATAGCAAACTACAATGATACTGGAAGAATTTTGTGTAGCCCGTTTGGTTAGCTACCTTAAAGGTATACGTCTAGGCTATTACTTTTATTTAATACGGATGGCTACTTGTACTTATTTTTAAAGAACTCAATTTACTCTCCGGCAAAATCTTATTTAGTTATTACGCTTTCATGTTGACAACTTAATTACAATAAAGATAAATTCAATTCGGAATATGAAccataaaagaaaatatatacacAAATTAAACTCAAGTATTATAGGCACCAGTGACGTCTAAATGTCAATACTGATAATAAAGGCCCTTTGCTGTTAAAAGTTAGAATTCTTTAATACTTTTGACCAGAACCTTTCGGATAATCTTATTTAGTTTAGATTGTACTCCCAACTTCCCACAAATAATATGAACTGAGATAATATTGCATAATCTGCAGAATGAATTTCGGCACTCGGTGAACAGATTATTAATGGAAGCTTGTCAAATCAGGTCCATTTGGAACAAAATAAGCTGCTCTGAACGATTAGTACTAGTTTATTTTTCCCGACAACGATAAATAATTTAAGACCAAAATTAACACCACATGACAGCATATCCAGGGATACTGCTCAATTCATTTGCTTTTGGCATGTTTTTCAGCCCCTTGAATGGGGAGGTTCTTCCCATGTCAATGCGATTATCCAAATCTAGGCTACCGGTGCTAATTTTCAGCTTCCAGCCTTGTAGAATCATCTGAAAACCACCATTGACATGATACCGGTGCTGCAAACAAAAAATGAATTTGAGAAAATCCATGTGAGATGGATTCCATGTGATAAAAGTGCTGCAGACAAGCATCTTATATGACTGTGTATCAGAGATGTATAGGAAGCTGTTCTATGTTCTTACTGCAACACTGACCTGGTTGAGATTTCTCGAGGATCATTACATGTAAAAGTATAACGGAACCAATTCAGAAAAATAAATGACGAATGAATTAATATGGTTTACACAATTCCTCCAATGTGCCTGGCCCCTAAACATTGCAAAACAATACATGAGTTGACAGAGTTAGGACCACAGGTACTTCGAGTGATCCACTGTTATCAGTGCAGCAATGGTTGCTTGCCAGAGGTGTGACTAAACCTTATTGTTTCCATGCGTAAAGCTTATTTAAGAAACCATTCACATTTCACAAGGGTATATAAAACTCATTCGTGTTAGTTTACTTAGAGAGGGAGATCCCCATTCAAATAAACATGCATCGAGCTTTTTGCCCCATCAACAACTCCACAGGAGCAACACTCCTAACCACCATCATCCCACACCTAATCCTACATTGATTTCCCAATAACAGTTGTTTGACCTGGATTACTCTATTTCACTTTATCATTAAACATAACCGCTCAAGTAAAGACGAAAGGTAGTAAGTAGTCCTATATCTGGAAGCAGATGATACAAACATGTAGTTTCCAAAATTTTAAATTCTATCAAAATAAGCCAACTAGCAATCTGTGACCCTAAAGTCAGTTAGATATGGCAGCAATGAGGTTCCTCATGAAAAACTATTCCTCCGGTTCACtgggaaaaggaaaaagaattcaGAATCTACccacatttaaaggaaatatccAACAGGAAGTTGGAACCTGTGCAATACTGAAAACAGGGTGCATCATAAATCAGAAAAAGGAAATCTCCTCGATTCACAAAATCCTAGTAATTTGGACCTGTTGGGTGACAGTTTTGGAGAAGCTCGGTAGATATTGATTCCTTTGGCTAACTATAGGCTAGCATAGGGAATAATAATGGCCTAGTGCAAGAAAATGGAAAAAACTATGACACAGTTTCCAGTGGTGAAATGATTTAAATTCAGCAAAATTTGACGAGTAATTTCACTGGACTCCTTAGTTTCGTACGCGTATGGACTGTCCAAGCTCCAGCATGTTATGACAGGGTAATCTTTTTACCACTATAATTCAAACTTCTATGAACAAACTCAGAACTGCTGGGAGTTCAGAAATATGAGTTTAGACCCAAAACAAGAAGACAAAAAGGggggaaaagaaaaatgaaaataaaaaatgaaaagagaagaaaaagagctaCAGAAATCTTATTTTTGTCAAGGAGATAACCTCTTACAGATGCCATTTTTCCTCAGCTTAGTCTTCAAGGCAAAagagggagggggagggggagcaGCCCACCAATACTGGATTTTTCTCCAATAATCCAGCAAAACAACAAATAGCAAAAAGTACCAGAAGAACCAATAGACAAACTCTATGCTCTCCAGGAAAACCGAAACTACACATGGTTCAAACCAGCATATACTGTTGCTACTACAAGCAAGAGAGGCTATAGTAAATACAAGCACCCCAAAATCAAGAAGCCCAACAAAGTCCAGAAGACAAGACTACAACATCCGGATTTCTAGAGAGCCATTAATGCAGTTTTGAAATTAGTAATCTCTAGAGAAATATCAGTGACTGTTCCATAGTGCATAGGCTCGCACAGACTTGAGATACAAATTGGGTCTCAGCAAAAGTTATATTGCGCACTTGGATATCACCTTAAACTCCAAACTAGATCTGGAGCAAGCATGTATTATATTGTGGATTGTGGAAGAAGTATTCAGAAAACAGCCTTTAAGTTGTTTTATTTTTTCCTGAAAACAgaaatatgaaaaagaaaaattattttacaaaataaCAACACAATTGCTTCCTGCAAAACAATTGTGTTCTCTAGTACAAACAGTATATTATCAGCACTACAAATGTCTACTTGAAAGAGTTAAAAGGACTTAAACCAGAAATTAAATTGACAAACTTAATTAGAACAACAATTTCAATGAAGACAGAAGGTACTGATAGTTGAGCTGAAGGTTGATTGAAGAAATCTGGTACAATAATGACATTTTTTTGGATTGTTCATCAAAATTCCAGAAATCTGGTACAATATTCCAGAATATATTTACAAGATATTGGGGTCTCTATTCAAGAACCGCAGAATATTGAAAATTACTCTATCAGGAAAATGTGCAAAACCATGAGAGGGACTTATCAGAAGGTGGTCTGGAAGAAGCTTGTATGTAATAACTTAGCAGTACCAAGGTGGATATTCATATTATTGATGGCAGCTCATGGCAGATTGCATACCAGAGACAGGTTGGTGAGATGGGGTGTAATTGACAGTCTAAGTTGTTCGTTCTGTAATACCGAGAATGAAAGTACAGATCGTCTATTTTTTAACTGTGCTTGGGTGGCAAATTGTTATGGATGCATTTGTTGGcagacaatttactagacgcaagAATTAATAGGATAGATAATGATTGATATTTTCTGAATTATTTTGTCAGCTTTGAATAAAACTTCCCTTAGTGATTTAGAACTCTTGTTATCTCTTTTAGTTAGGACTCTTTTCTGAGTTAGGATTCTTGCTATTTCTTATTTGTTAGGACTCTTGCTTTGTAACCTCTATTTAAGAGAGTTGACGCTAATCAATAAAAGTAGTAGGTTGAATTTCTTCAAGTCACAGAGATTTGGAACTTTTCTCAAACAAGTTCCCAGGTGCGCAATTCCCTGCGCAATTCCCTGATTGAATTGCAAATCTAGCAATCATAGGCAGTCTAGGAACAAGAACAAGGGCTTAGACCTTTGTGTTGGGCCTGACTTTCCTGTTAATCGTCCAGCGACTCGATCCAAAATAAGAGACCATaacaatttggtatcagagcttgtCACGATGGATGAAAAATCGGTAGAAGCAAAGGTGCGAAATCTTTTCCAGGAAGCCCAAGCTAAAGCTGAAGCAAAAGTAGCAGCTTCAGAAGCGAGGACAGACGCCAAATTCCAGCAACTATCGCAACAGATTGAAGCCTTAATCCGCACCGCGACGTTTATGAAGGGAGTTGAAGTTGGAGATAATAGTACTGTTGCTGCCCATTGAACCAGTAATGCAGGTGAACATTCAGATCTTCATCTAGGGAGAAGAAACAACATCAATTCTGGTATTGATGACAGCATCGGAGGAAGAGGTATAGTACCCAGATACACTAAATTAGAC
Proteins encoded:
- the LOC104220560 gene encoding salt stress-induced hydrophobic peptide ESI3, yielding MGSETFLEVLLAIILPPVGVFLRYGCGVEFWICLLLTILGYIPGIIYALYVLVG